One Natranaerovirga hydrolytica genomic region harbors:
- a CDS encoding ATP-binding cassette domain-containing protein, giving the protein MSLQLINVRKSYGKNQVLNGIDIKLTNGIYGFLGANGVGKTTLFKIISGFITDYQGKIILPDVNEKKEVVLGFLPQSFTGYPDMTIQQFLLYLGSIKSNMSKDKLNKDIDEKLDLFNLEELRHKKLKELSGGQIRRVGLAQAFQLNPKIIMLDEPTTGLDPTERIKFKNYITGAGHDQIILLSTHIVSDLESISKEIFILKDGHFVMSGTEKDLIGECSGQVWEAEFKNELDLHNQMTDQTVSMIYDSEEKKKARIISSVPPFPEAIQVTPTLNDVYLVNFKKEERSSVR; this is encoded by the coding sequence GTGAGTTTACAATTAATAAATGTTAGAAAATCATATGGGAAAAATCAGGTTTTAAATGGCATTGATATTAAGTTGACAAATGGCATATACGGATTTCTAGGTGCAAATGGTGTAGGAAAAACAACATTGTTCAAAATCATTAGTGGGTTCATAACGGATTATCAAGGAAAGATCATATTGCCTGATGTTAACGAAAAAAAAGAAGTTGTATTAGGCTTTTTGCCTCAGAGTTTTACGGGATATCCTGATATGACAATCCAACAATTTCTTCTATATTTGGGAAGCATTAAATCAAATATGAGTAAAGATAAATTAAATAAAGATATTGATGAAAAGCTTGATCTGTTTAATCTAGAAGAACTTCGACATAAAAAATTAAAAGAACTTTCTGGAGGGCAGATAAGAAGAGTAGGGCTGGCACAGGCTTTTCAACTTAATCCTAAGATCATTATGCTTGATGAACCTACCACTGGGTTAGACCCTACGGAGAGAATTAAATTTAAAAATTATATTACGGGTGCTGGACACGATCAAATTATACTACTATCCACGCATATTGTTAGTGATCTGGAATCCATTTCAAAAGAAATATTCATTTTGAAAGATGGACATTTTGTAATGAGTGGAACAGAAAAAGATTTGATTGGTGAGTGCTCAGGGCAGGTTTGGGAAGCAGAATTTAAAAACGAACTTGATTTACATAATCAAATGACAGATCAAACGGTATCAATGATTTATGATTCTGAAGAGAAAAAAAAAGCCAGAATCATAAGCTCGGTTCCTCCATTTCCTGAAGCGATACAAGTTACACCTACGCTTAATGATGTGTATCTTGTTAATTTTAAAAAGGAGGAACGTTCTAGTGTTAGATGA
- a CDS encoding putative polysaccharide biosynthesis protein, translated as MKKNNNISKNSIVMQGSILVMASIIVRLIGFIYRIPLVRMLGDEGMGYYSVAFQIYSFVLVISSYGIPIAVSKLISAKISLGEHKNAHHIFKGALLFALISGGIGASVIWFGADFFANMMNTPLAANALRVLAPTILIVAFLGVLRGYFQGMNTMVPTALSQIIEQVLNAVISILAAWLLIGSGLHWGAAGGTIGTGVGALFGLLFMIVIYMMIRPMLKRKQAYDSSTQAEGFLTLQKTISLTIVPIILGTTVFQLTNIMDAYMFNSALAFQGFTENQVASYYGILDGKYKVIINLPISLGSALAAATVPSIATSLVSGHKKEINHKVNIAIRFIMLIAIPAAVGALIMARPILMLLFNETNPAVANMLRIGSITIVFFCLSTISVGILQGLDRITLPVKHSAIAMSIKIVVNILLLFVLQMDLYGIIISNIIFSVISAYLNLKAVKKITGIKLNIKKAFIMPLICSSIMGIVVFAMHQLLYYITNIDKLSTVSAIVVGIGVYGILVIKTNTINKRELLSVPLGHKILKICLKLKIID; from the coding sequence ATGAAAAAAAATAATAATATATCTAAGAATAGTATAGTAATGCAAGGCAGCATCCTTGTAATGGCTTCTATTATTGTTAGACTAATTGGTTTCATTTATAGAATTCCCCTTGTGAGAATGTTAGGAGACGAAGGAATGGGTTATTACTCAGTCGCCTTTCAAATTTATTCTTTTGTGCTGGTAATATCCTCATATGGTATACCCATTGCAGTTTCAAAATTGATTTCTGCAAAAATTTCATTAGGTGAACATAAAAATGCCCATCATATTTTTAAAGGTGCATTGCTCTTTGCATTGATTTCAGGTGGGATTGGTGCAAGTGTGATATGGTTTGGTGCAGACTTTTTTGCCAATATGATGAATACACCGTTAGCAGCTAATGCTTTACGGGTATTAGCACCTACCATATTAATTGTAGCCTTCTTAGGCGTGCTTAGAGGTTATTTCCAAGGCATGAATACGATGGTTCCAACAGCTTTATCTCAAATCATAGAACAAGTTTTAAATGCAGTGATTAGTATACTTGCAGCATGGTTATTAATTGGAAGTGGATTACACTGGGGAGCAGCAGGTGGTACCATTGGTACAGGTGTTGGTGCTTTATTTGGTTTGCTTTTTATGATTGTTATTTATATGATGATTAGACCCATGCTAAAAAGAAAACAAGCTTACGATTCAAGTACACAAGCTGAAGGGTTTCTAACACTACAAAAGACCATAAGCTTAACAATCGTACCGATTATCTTAGGAACAACAGTATTTCAGTTAACCAATATTATGGATGCCTATATGTTTAATTCAGCTTTGGCTTTTCAAGGATTTACCGAAAACCAAGTGGCATCTTATTATGGTATATTAGATGGTAAATACAAAGTCATCATTAATTTGCCTATATCCTTAGGGTCAGCATTAGCAGCGGCAACTGTACCTAGTATTGCCACTTCATTGGTTTCTGGTCATAAAAAAGAAATTAATCATAAAGTGAATATTGCCATTCGTTTTATCATGCTTATTGCAATTCCCGCAGCAGTAGGTGCATTGATAATGGCACGCCCCATATTAATGTTATTATTTAATGAAACCAATCCTGCGGTTGCTAATATGTTAAGAATAGGATCAATAACCATTGTGTTCTTTTGTTTATCAACCATTTCAGTGGGTATATTGCAAGGTTTAGATCGTATTACTTTACCAGTCAAGCATTCAGCTATAGCCATGTCCATTAAAATTGTTGTTAACATTTTATTGCTGTTTGTATTACAAATGGATTTGTATGGTATCATAATAAGTAACATTATATTTTCTGTTATATCAGCATACTTAAATTTAAAAGCTGTTAAGAAAATTACAGGCATAAAATTAAATATTAAAAAAGCATTTATCATGCCATTAATTTGTTCTTCCATAATGGGTATTGTGGTATTTGCAATGCATCAACTATTATACTATATTACAAATATTGATAAATTAAGCACAGTAAGTGCTATTGTAGTTGGTATTGGTGTTTATGGCATCTTAGTTATAAAAACAAATACCATTAACAAAAGAGAATTATTAAGTGTTCCATTAGGTCATAAGATATTGAAAATATGTTTAAAACTAAAGATAATTGATTAA
- a CDS encoding cytidine deaminase, which translates to MDNDKLIKEAKVAMEFSYSPYSKFKVGAALLTKSGKIYTGCNIENASYGATNCAERVALHKAISEGEKEFIKIAVVSSSNDLTYPCGICRQVLAEFMPKGQLILMNQQEQIKVFDMEKIMPFAFKLDEDTMK; encoded by the coding sequence ATGGATAATGATAAACTGATTAAAGAAGCTAAAGTTGCAATGGAATTTTCCTATTCACCTTATTCCAAATTCAAAGTTGGGGCAGCGCTATTAACAAAAAGTGGAAAAATATACACTGGATGTAATATAGAAAATGCATCTTATGGTGCGACTAATTGTGCAGAAAGAGTTGCATTGCATAAAGCCATATCGGAAGGTGAAAAAGAATTTATTAAGATAGCTGTTGTTAGTTCATCAAATGATTTAACTTATCCTTGTGGTATCTGTCGACAAGTTTTAGCTGAATTTATGCCAAAAGGACAACTGATTTTAATGAATCAACAAGAGCAGATTAAAGTTTTTGATATGGAAAAGATTATGCCTTTTGCATTTAAGTTAGATGAAGATACTATGAAGTAG
- a CDS encoding DUF3048 domain-containing protein — MKKIFLVLLIITMAFVGCGKNEEPEEQIDIVEEVPEDVIEEEEEEEIDEFEGMAMNPLTGLYIDEEAANRRPIGIMINNHGGAIPQSGIMQADVFYETVVEGGITRLLALYQDFDSEKIGPIRSARHYFLEYAFDHDAIYVHHGQSPQAQAAFSQLNTPNFNGMTWGGIMNFIDSTRVAPNSTYTSYERLMNTWEETGYRQEISEDLEPKFRFYEEETDLNSDIVANEVTLPFSGNTTYTSNFSYDEDLKLYKRYHRGGQPHIERETEEQLEFKNIIVQYTSTWLIPGDTAGRLDQDLISNGKGYYITNGEAIEITWEKTAHRSATQYYDEEGNELLMNKGKTWIAVFPDNREIILE; from the coding sequence ATGAAAAAAATATTTTTAGTATTATTAATAATCACAATGGCTTTCGTTGGATGTGGCAAAAATGAAGAACCAGAAGAACAAATAGATATTGTAGAAGAAGTGCCAGAAGATGTAATAGAAGAGGAGGAAGAGGAAGAAATAGATGAATTTGAAGGAATGGCAATGAATCCATTGACGGGTTTATATATAGATGAAGAAGCAGCTAATCGAAGACCCATTGGTATTATGATTAACAATCATGGTGGTGCAATACCTCAAAGTGGGATTATGCAAGCAGATGTATTCTATGAAACCGTTGTAGAAGGTGGAATAACAAGATTATTGGCTTTGTATCAGGACTTTGATTCAGAAAAAATTGGACCCATTAGAAGTGCAAGACATTATTTTTTAGAGTATGCTTTTGACCACGATGCCATTTATGTTCACCATGGTCAAAGCCCACAAGCACAAGCTGCTTTTAGCCAATTAAATACACCAAATTTTAATGGTATGACTTGGGGCGGAATAATGAATTTTATTGATTCTACAAGAGTAGCACCCAATAGTACATATACAAGTTATGAAAGATTAATGAACACTTGGGAAGAAACAGGCTATCGACAAGAAATATCAGAAGACTTAGAGCCTAAGTTTCGTTTTTATGAAGAAGAAACAGATTTGAACAGTGACATTGTTGCCAATGAAGTCACCTTGCCTTTCTCCGGTAACACCACATATACATCAAATTTTAGCTATGATGAAGATTTAAAATTATATAAAAGATATCATAGAGGTGGACAACCGCATATTGAAAGAGAAACAGAAGAACAATTGGAATTTAAAAATATTATTGTACAATATACGTCCACTTGGTTAATACCTGGAGATACAGCAGGAAGGTTAGATCAAGATTTGATTTCTAATGGTAAAGGGTATTATATTACCAATGGAGAAGCCATAGAAATAACTTGGGAAAAGACGGCTCATCGTTCAGCCACTCAATATTATGATGAAGAGGGTAATGAATTATTAATGAATAAAGGCAAAACATGGATTGCTGTTTTCCCTGACAATAGAGAAATTATTTTAGAATAG
- a CDS encoding diacylglycerol kinase family protein: protein MKNQSLLESFTCAIDGIKHVIKKERNIKIHLILMILALTLGCFLAFSTIEFILVILTSALVIITEIINTAIERVVDLAVDQKIHPLAKLSKDIAAGAVLFSAMVSVVVAVLLYIPKVVNILL, encoded by the coding sequence ATGAAAAATCAATCCCTATTAGAAAGTTTTACCTGCGCTATAGACGGAATAAAACATGTAATAAAAAAAGAACGCAATATAAAAATTCATCTGATCTTAATGATACTGGCATTAACATTAGGTTGTTTTTTAGCGTTTAGTACTATTGAGTTTATACTTGTGATATTAACCAGTGCATTGGTGATTATTACAGAAATTATCAATACAGCTATTGAAAGAGTGGTGGATTTAGCAGTGGATCAAAAAATCCATCCTCTTGCAAAGTTGTCCAAGGATATCGCTGCAGGTGCAGTATTATTCTCAGCAATGGTTTCTGTAGTTGTTGCTGTTCTATTGTACATACCTAAAGTAGTTAATATATTATTATAA